A stretch of the Filimonas lacunae genome encodes the following:
- a CDS encoding flippase translates to MSTAGKLTKNFGALSIIQVANFLIPFLVLPVITRVIGKDNFGLFNFLTAVITYFVILINYGFDYTATRTIARNKDNETVVNEVFSGVFFARLWLLLVSTVLFIVLLFTMPQMRDEAFVSILCFVTCIANVFMPNWLFQGMEQLQKAAIWNVVIKLVCFTAMVIFIREKRDYWVYALFSSLSQLLAGVALFIYAFRRFHIRLLWVPLKKVLQLLHNDRAVFISTLMINLYTNSNIVILGLMKSKSEVGVFAASAKIVSITQMVMLMPLSQTLFPHIGRSFAIARENGVTEVKKIFPLVTTLALGISIALFMGAPVLPLFFGEEFEQSIPVLRIMAIAPFIVSISNLLGTQVLLNLKMDKAFLLMSIAGSVICVGLNMLFTPVWSYYGTALAWVLTEVLITTGMAMIIYRQGLRLLDKQYWNVNWLLAAVGKLKR, encoded by the coding sequence ATGTCAACAGCTGGTAAGTTAACTAAGAATTTCGGCGCCCTATCCATTATACAGGTGGCTAATTTCCTGATCCCTTTCCTGGTATTACCAGTAATTACACGAGTTATCGGAAAAGACAATTTTGGGTTATTTAACTTTCTCACCGCAGTGATCACCTATTTTGTAATCCTTATCAACTATGGTTTTGATTACACGGCCACCCGAACCATTGCACGCAATAAAGACAACGAAACGGTGGTAAATGAAGTGTTTTCGGGTGTGTTTTTTGCCCGCTTATGGTTGTTACTGGTTTCCACGGTATTATTTATAGTGCTGCTTTTTACCATGCCGCAAATGCGTGACGAGGCTTTTGTAAGCATTTTATGCTTTGTTACCTGCATTGCTAACGTATTTATGCCCAACTGGTTGTTCCAGGGTATGGAACAGTTGCAAAAAGCAGCGATATGGAATGTGGTGATTAAGCTGGTTTGTTTTACTGCCATGGTCATTTTTATAAGAGAAAAACGGGATTACTGGGTATACGCCTTGTTTTCCAGCTTAAGCCAGTTGCTGGCTGGTGTAGCGTTGTTTATATATGCTTTCAGGCGCTTTCATATCCGGTTGTTATGGGTGCCCCTGAAAAAAGTGCTTCAGTTGTTGCACAACGACAGGGCAGTGTTTATTTCTACTTTGATGATTAACCTGTATACCAACAGCAATATTGTAATACTGGGGTTAATGAAGTCGAAAAGTGAAGTAGGTGTTTTTGCGGCATCAGCCAAAATAGTGTCTATTACTCAAATGGTGATGTTAATGCCTTTAAGCCAAACGTTGTTTCCGCACATTGGTCGCTCATTTGCGATAGCCAGAGAAAATGGCGTTACAGAAGTGAAAAAGATATTTCCGCTGGTAACAACACTGGCATTAGGTATTTCAATAGCCTTGTTTATGGGCGCTCCGGTATTGCCCTTGTTTTTTGGAGAGGAATTTGAACAGTCTATACCCGTGTTGAGAATAATGGCAATAGCACCTTTTATAGTAAGCATTAGTAATTTATTAGGCACCCAGGTGTTACTGAATTTAAAAATGGACAAAGCCTTTTTGCTTATGTCTATAGCGGGTTCGGTGATCTGTGTTGGATTAAATATGTTGTTTACACCTGTATGGTCGTATTATGGTACAGCACTTGCATGGGTGTTGACGGAAGTGCTTATTACAACAGGTATGGCAATGATCATTTATCGCCAGGGACTTCGGTTACTGGATAAGCAATACTGGAATGTAAACTGGTTGCTGGCTGCTGTAGGAAAGCTAAAGCGATAA
- a CDS encoding glycosyltransferase family 2 protein, with product MAISKIAIVVVTYNREMLLRRCIEALRRQHYAWDKLFVINNGSTDGTKAWLDSQDDMEVIHQMNTGGAGGFYSGIKYAVEKNYDYIWVMDDDVMASEDALEQMMLAAELVPDFSFLCSKVNSTDGIIMNVPNIDNTRSKYNYPLWGEYAEHGLIRVSSSTFVSVLINARHVQKAGLPIRDFFIWGDDIDFTNRLSRQAPGYMVGKSKVVHLRSNPSFPSLVTEVDKQRIAMHFYNIRNNIYIGRKHKRRVELMMDTLHYGKIAIASAFTRNGWYKLGVYMKGFWAGLFFNPTIVYPNQKL from the coding sequence ATGGCAATTAGTAAAATAGCCATAGTGGTGGTAACTTATAACAGGGAAATGTTGCTGCGGCGTTGCATAGAGGCTTTGCGCAGGCAGCATTATGCATGGGATAAGTTATTTGTAATCAACAACGGAAGCACAGATGGCACCAAAGCCTGGCTGGATAGTCAGGATGACATGGAGGTGATTCATCAAATGAATACAGGCGGCGCAGGTGGGTTTTATTCAGGTATCAAATATGCTGTTGAAAAAAACTACGATTACATCTGGGTAATGGATGATGATGTGATGGCTTCGGAAGATGCATTGGAGCAAATGATGCTTGCGGCTGAACTGGTGCCCGATTTTTCATTTTTATGCAGTAAGGTAAATAGTACAGATGGCATTATTATGAATGTGCCTAACATAGATAATACCCGGTCTAAATACAATTATCCTTTATGGGGCGAGTATGCCGAGCATGGTTTAATAAGGGTGAGCAGCAGCACTTTTGTATCGGTATTAATCAATGCCCGGCATGTGCAAAAGGCGGGCCTGCCTATACGTGATTTTTTTATATGGGGTGATGACATTGATTTTACCAACCGTTTATCCAGGCAGGCACCGGGATATATGGTGGGTAAAAGCAAAGTAGTGCATCTGAGGTCCAACCCTTCTTTCCCCAGCCTGGTTACAGAAGTAGATAAACAGCGCATTGCCATGCATTTTTATAACATTCGGAATAACATATACATAGGCCGCAAACACAAACGCAGGGTGGAGTTAATGATGGATACGCTGCACTATGGAAAAATAGCTATAGCCAGCGCTTTTACCAGGAATGGCTGGTACAAATTAGGGGTTTATATGAAAGGTTTTTGGGCAGGCTTGTTCTTTAACCCAACCATCGTATATCCCAACCAGAAACTATGA
- a CDS encoding glycosyltransferase family 4 protein: protein MTVLFINTLYHPNHLGGAEVSVQLLCEALYRHGHSVYVLSLDAQKRVSRLHGVITIYLGTKNLYTVTERKHKPWQQVLWHCIDTFNVAYYFRLKRLVKRIRPDIINTNNLQGFSLFSWKALRKPGVPLIHTLRDYYILCHRTTLYKNGCQCGQLCLSCRSAFAVKKMLCQQPDAFVGISRHIINRHQQYGVAVNKPVWVLPNIAPAPLHGRQVEPVNRENIRIGFIGRITPEKGVPFLLEEMSQLKQANYTLILAGAYDKPYKDMLRLRFPVKGKLQFVGAVEAASFYKSVDIVVVPAAWEEPFGRVVIEAMGYNKPVCVAARGGLVDLYEPDCMWQFQMRSGSLTAIIAEILAHPEIIELKALACHRFLYQYNADYIADEFITQALQLNKRKGNG from the coding sequence ATGACGGTTTTATTTATTAATACCCTATACCATCCCAATCACTTAGGCGGGGCAGAAGTATCGGTGCAGCTATTGTGCGAAGCTTTATACCGGCATGGCCATAGTGTATATGTATTATCCCTTGATGCTCAAAAAAGGGTAAGCCGTTTACATGGAGTGATTACCATTTATTTAGGTACTAAAAACCTGTATACAGTTACAGAACGAAAACATAAGCCATGGCAGCAAGTCTTATGGCACTGTATCGATACCTTTAATGTAGCCTATTATTTTCGCCTGAAGCGCCTGGTGAAGCGCATAAGACCAGATATCATTAATACCAACAATTTACAGGGCTTCTCATTATTTAGCTGGAAGGCATTGCGTAAGCCAGGCGTGCCTTTAATTCATACATTACGGGACTATTACATTCTGTGTCATCGTACTACCTTATATAAAAATGGCTGCCAGTGTGGGCAGCTATGTTTGAGCTGCCGCAGTGCATTTGCCGTAAAAAAGATGCTTTGCCAGCAGCCAGACGCGTTCGTTGGTATTAGTCGCCATATTATTAACAGGCATCAGCAATATGGAGTAGCGGTGAATAAACCGGTGTGGGTGTTGCCTAATATTGCCCCTGCGCCCTTGCATGGACGGCAGGTGGAGCCTGTGAACAGGGAGAATATCCGTATTGGATTTATTGGCCGTATTACTCCAGAAAAAGGAGTACCGTTTTTACTGGAAGAAATGAGTCAGTTAAAGCAGGCGAATTATACATTAATATTGGCCGGGGCTTATGATAAACCGTATAAAGACATGTTACGGTTGCGGTTTCCTGTAAAAGGGAAGTTGCAATTTGTGGGGGCTGTAGAGGCGGCATCCTTCTATAAATCAGTTGATATAGTAGTAGTGCCGGCTGCCTGGGAAGAGCCCTTTGGGCGGGTAGTGATTGAAGCAATGGGCTATAATAAACCTGTATGTGTAGCTGCCAGGGGAGGGCTGGTTGATTTGTACGAGCCTGATTGCATGTGGCAATTTCAAATGCGTAGCGGAAGTCTTACAGCCATTATAGCTGAAATACTGGCGCATCCTGAAATAATTGAGTTGAAAGCCCTTGCCTGCCATCGTTTTTTATATCAATACAACGCCGATTATATTGCCGATGAGTTTATTACACAAGCGCTGCAGCTGAATAAAAGGAAAGGAAATGGATAA
- a CDS encoding glycosyltransferase family 4 protein, with protein MDNVYVNGKFLTQKISGVQRYASELLRNYYTLNKEVKLVTPHNGLHNDVYQLPCERLEVGNKAGLKWEQWQLPRFAKQQGEPLLLNLCNVAPVAYHNKITCIHDIAFVRYPQFFSKTFHYYYKMLMPLIIRSSRHIITVSDFSKQELMQYYRLSDNQVSVVPNAGFPLLPATDATPMVRHPYFLFVGSADPRKNLLLLLQAYDAAQLTQTHLVVAGAGYKSFNTALLQQLEKYKAHPTIHFTGAVSNEQLAGLYQHAKAVIIPSVYEGFGLPVAEGLSAGCEVIANDIPIFREVAREHAFYFNNKETLTGLLLLLDKRDKRFNEEGLEYILTKYSWAQSARSLEQAIAQYR; from the coding sequence ATGGATAACGTTTATGTGAATGGCAAGTTTTTAACGCAAAAAATAAGTGGCGTGCAGCGGTATGCTTCCGAATTGTTACGCAATTATTATACGTTAAACAAAGAAGTTAAACTGGTAACACCACATAATGGCTTGCATAATGATGTATACCAGTTACCCTGCGAAAGGCTGGAGGTAGGTAATAAAGCAGGCCTGAAATGGGAACAGTGGCAGCTGCCGCGTTTTGCTAAACAGCAAGGTGAGCCATTACTGCTTAATTTGTGTAATGTAGCACCGGTGGCTTACCACAATAAAATAACCTGTATTCATGATATCGCTTTTGTGCGTTATCCGCAATTTTTTTCAAAGACTTTTCACTACTACTATAAAATGCTGATGCCACTGATTATTCGAAGCAGCAGGCATATTATTACGGTAAGTGATTTTTCCAAACAGGAGCTGATGCAGTATTACCGCTTATCCGATAACCAGGTGAGTGTTGTGCCCAATGCAGGCTTTCCCTTGCTGCCTGCTACAGATGCAACACCTATGGTACGGCATCCTTACTTCCTGTTTGTAGGTTCAGCCGATCCCCGTAAAAATCTCTTACTGTTATTGCAGGCGTACGATGCAGCGCAACTTACTCAAACCCACCTGGTAGTGGCAGGGGCGGGCTATAAATCGTTTAACACGGCGCTTTTACAGCAGCTGGAAAAATATAAGGCGCATCCGACAATACATTTTACAGGTGCCGTAAGTAATGAACAGCTGGCCGGACTATACCAGCATGCTAAAGCGGTGATTATCCCATCGGTATATGAAGGCTTTGGTTTACCGGTAGCAGAAGGGCTTTCCGCGGGTTGTGAAGTCATTGCTAATGATATCCCTATTTTTAGGGAGGTGGCCCGAGAGCACGCTTTTTATTTTAACAATAAGGAAACCTTAACAGGCTTGTTGTTGCTGTTAGACAAGCGGGATAAGCGTTTCAACGAAGAGGGACTGGAATATATTTTAACAAAATATAGCTGGGCACAATCGGCCCGATCGCTGGAACAGGCCATAGCACAATATAGATAA
- a CDS encoding glycosyltransferase family 4 protein: protein MKVAIVHDELVRKGGAEQVVLSMHKAFPNAPIYTLCYNSERTYPEFKKANIVTS, encoded by the coding sequence ATGAAGGTAGCTATTGTACACGACGAGCTGGTGAGAAAAGGAGGGGCGGAACAAGTGGTGTTAAGTATGCATAAGGCATTTCCGAATGCTCCCATCTATACACTGTGCTACAACAGTGAACGAACTTACCCTGAATTCAAAAAAGCCAACATTGTCACTTCCTGA
- a CDS encoding glycosyltransferase, translated as MLAMRSIRLSGYDVVLISTTHCAKYIRVDKGTTVISYCHTPLRVAWRPWSYENIMKKNWLIRKLFLMAATVLRHVDKLASRRTDFYLANSNGMKEAIEDAYKPRNEVTIINPSVKLHNFYVSDKVKDYYLVVSRLEPYKKVDLVIDVFNTLPDKKLVVVGKGSMELELKKRAKENVVFLNGLDAESLARTYAEAQALIFPQQEDYGITPLEAAASGRPVIAYGKGGILDTMIPYTYNSAKSTALFFKEQSAQALDTAIKAFDQLNFDPQFIRQYVQHFSENRFIRKLEKFVEEVLPGFYPLKESFSTTTHTHTPYDVIEARS; from the coding sequence ATGTTAGCCATGCGTTCTATTCGTTTATCCGGTTATGATGTGGTATTGATTTCAACTACACACTGTGCTAAATATATAAGGGTGGATAAAGGCACTACGGTGATCAGTTATTGTCATACTCCTTTACGGGTGGCCTGGCGTCCCTGGAGCTACGAGAATATCATGAAAAAGAACTGGCTGATCAGAAAATTGTTTTTAATGGCCGCCACTGTATTACGTCACGTAGATAAACTGGCCTCCCGCAGAACTGATTTTTATCTGGCCAACTCTAATGGCATGAAAGAAGCGATTGAAGATGCGTACAAGCCCAGAAATGAGGTGACTATCATTAATCCTTCGGTGAAACTCCATAATTTTTATGTTTCTGATAAAGTAAAAGATTATTACCTGGTGGTTTCGCGTCTGGAGCCTTACAAAAAAGTAGACCTGGTAATAGATGTATTTAACACGTTGCCGGATAAAAAACTGGTAGTGGTTGGGAAAGGCTCTATGGAGCTGGAACTGAAAAAGAGAGCGAAAGAGAATGTAGTATTTTTAAATGGGTTAGATGCGGAAAGCCTGGCCAGGACTTATGCAGAAGCGCAGGCTTTAATTTTTCCGCAACAGGAAGATTATGGTATTACCCCTTTGGAAGCGGCTGCATCAGGAAGGCCGGTGATTGCTTATGGAAAAGGTGGTATCCTGGATACTATGATACCGTATACCTATAACAGTGCAAAAAGTACGGCACTCTTTTTTAAAGAACAAAGTGCACAGGCATTGGACACTGCCATCAAAGCCTTTGATCAGCTAAACTTTGATCCGCAGTTTATCAGGCAGTATGTACAACATTTTTCTGAAAACAGGTTTATTCGTAAATTGGAAAAGTTTGTGGAAGAGGTTTTGCCGGGTTTTTATCCATTAAAAGAATCATTCTCAACAACAACCCATACCCATACGCCTTATGATGTCATTGAAGCGCGGTCTTGA
- a CDS encoding undecaprenyl-phosphate glucose phosphotransferase: protein MSSRFDYIVRVSLLLFDFLLLNGTLLIAFEIFDSYRLMLPGTRINLIYIVNLIWLALTALLKMYNHRASGRYSHLKNTTINSLLVFALFFGFYLVIVKQDDISLGFALYFMIQFVTVICCTRLLLRTIIRAFVRNTRTRKKIAIIGFNDTGRKLAEYFSGQKTTFEFSGFFDDEMVRQQSLQAAPGDMPSNLQPANIKGSVKDIFDYAINNNIKEIYSTVLPDDNKNVQELMTIADKHFLRIKFVPDFTNMLRSSYHINYMNHFPVISLRDEPLEDTRNQLFKRAFDIVFSLLALVLVVSWLYPILAVLIKLSSPGPVVFKQLRSGQDNKPFWCYKFRTMQVNKQSDSQQATKNDARVTWIGNIMRKTSLDELPQFFNVLMGEMSVVGPRPHMLMHTEQYSAIIGKFMVRHFVKPGITGWAQIKGLRGGTETNDLMERRVEHDIWYMENWSIWLDVKIIFHTVFNAFKGETMAY, encoded by the coding sequence ATGAGTTCGAGATTTGATTATATAGTACGGGTATCATTGTTACTGTTCGATTTTCTTTTATTAAACGGTACATTGCTGATAGCTTTTGAAATATTTGATTCCTACCGTTTAATGCTACCAGGCACCAGAATCAACCTTATCTATATTGTCAACCTGATCTGGCTGGCATTAACCGCCCTGCTTAAGATGTATAATCACCGGGCATCGGGCCGGTATTCTCACCTCAAAAATACTACTATTAACAGTTTGTTGGTATTTGCTCTTTTTTTCGGATTTTACCTGGTTATTGTAAAACAAGATGACATCAGCCTTGGCTTTGCACTGTACTTCATGATACAATTTGTAACAGTTATCTGCTGCACCCGGCTACTGTTACGTACCATTATAAGGGCCTTTGTAAGAAATACCCGTACCCGTAAAAAAATTGCAATCATTGGCTTTAACGATACCGGCCGCAAGCTCGCAGAATACTTTTCCGGTCAAAAAACCACTTTCGAATTCAGTGGTTTTTTTGATGATGAAATGGTTAGGCAACAGTCGCTGCAAGCTGCACCAGGCGACATGCCTTCAAACCTACAGCCCGCCAACATCAAAGGCAGCGTAAAAGATATATTTGATTACGCTATCAACAACAACATAAAAGAAATTTATTCTACTGTTTTACCTGATGACAACAAAAACGTACAGGAATTAATGACCATTGCTGATAAGCATTTTCTACGCATCAAATTCGTTCCCGACTTTACCAATATGCTGCGTAGCAGTTACCATATTAATTACATGAACCACTTCCCGGTTATTTCGCTACGCGATGAACCATTGGAAGACACACGCAATCAATTATTCAAGCGTGCATTTGATATTGTTTTCAGCCTGCTGGCATTAGTGCTGGTTGTAAGCTGGCTGTATCCTATACTTGCCGTACTGATTAAGCTGTCTTCTCCCGGGCCTGTTGTTTTCAAACAATTACGCAGCGGGCAGGATAACAAACCCTTCTGGTGTTATAAATTTCGCACCATGCAGGTAAATAAGCAAAGCGACAGCCAACAGGCCACTAAAAACGATGCACGTGTAACCTGGATTGGCAATATCATGCGTAAAACCAGCCTGGATGAGCTGCCCCAGTTTTTCAATGTGTTAATGGGAGAAATGAGTGTAGTTGGTCCCCGCCCGCATATGTTAATGCACACCGAACAATATAGCGCCATCATTGGTAAGTTTATGGTACGCCACTTTGTAAAACCCGGCATTACAGGCTGGGCTCAAATCAAAGGCTTGCGTGGTGGCACTGAAACCAACGACTTGATGGAAAGAAGAGTAGAACACGATATCTGGTACATGGAAAACTGGTCGATATGGCTGGATGTTAAAATCATTTTCCACACCGTGTTTAATGCATTTAAGGGAGAAACTATGGCCTATTAG
- a CDS encoding right-handed parallel beta-helix repeat-containing protein, whose product MLTVASIEEMQAVADSTVGIFITDKDRGGFFRYSTTDKYNNGTEFNAAGIGAGVWQRIYPNQDGLNVKWFGAKGDGVTNDATALQAGIQAAATARVPLVFPAGIYYLTENTVISLPSSAHLKGAGKKATVIQTSRGFSHDFPALVNVTGDNVTIQDMGFNGGRPRGDKDMSMAVAGRYALMNITFDAKPAKDILIERCSFADAFGRGILYKASQVVIRDCDFKRIGRYNIDFAAVDGAITNFGRLECSDVLIERNHFEYVGTHCISSYKVEGLKIRDNYLDHISGIGMANQQCSDVDVSGNNLNHTGDNGMDFQRCERIVINNNSFNNAGDKNAGNAGSAAAIFVGDDYGLAASSSTIISNNFVTGTYTPRSKTTSGSFQNCGFYIIDANHVKVTNNIIRYIGALPADKDAPVVLEDGNGIMVVNTQKGAGTDIVIEGNTLSNMKCNGIYVNGQSRELKIKNNYIDKFGLHGLLMCAIGTNLFSQVEGNTIVDGTNFYNRAVAADIYVEAQNAWITNFNISRNQLRNDSRGSYSSRNDTVFTTHGIYFSAKGFGKFNNLLVTDNQVNGHLVDEIGFSDNISEYSVTNENYFPLVSFKNNFSGSTDDQPDIIIPGLNQRNKPKVITESYGQQPPVYGNYSAGSVIRNISPQNDVYGWVAANSGFAAGSRWKGGIGYAAGQTVYINEDVYRCTVAGVSGKDGPVKKEEGLIADGGIKWEYMGNRVYFKKVLLRDLR is encoded by the coding sequence ATGCTAACAGTGGCTAGCATAGAGGAAATGCAGGCTGTTGCAGATTCTACGGTAGGGATATTTATTACCGATAAAGACCGGGGCGGCTTTTTCAGATATAGTACTACAGATAAGTATAACAACGGTACTGAATTTAACGCTGCCGGAATAGGTGCAGGTGTATGGCAGCGTATTTATCCCAACCAGGATGGCTTGAATGTAAAATGGTTTGGGGCAAAAGGAGATGGGGTAACCAATGATGCCACTGCATTACAAGCAGGTATTCAGGCGGCAGCTACGGCAAGAGTGCCATTGGTTTTTCCCGCAGGTATTTACTATTTAACTGAGAACACAGTAATATCGCTGCCTTCTTCTGCACATTTGAAAGGAGCAGGTAAGAAGGCTACGGTTATTCAAACTTCCCGTGGATTTAGCCACGATTTTCCGGCACTGGTAAATGTAACAGGGGATAATGTTACTATACAGGATATGGGCTTTAACGGTGGCCGCCCACGGGGTGATAAAGACATGTCTATGGCAGTGGCTGGCAGATATGCACTGATGAATATCACCTTTGACGCTAAACCTGCAAAAGATATACTCATTGAACGTTGCTCTTTTGCCGACGCCTTTGGCAGGGGCATTTTATATAAGGCTTCGCAGGTGGTGATACGGGATTGTGATTTTAAACGCATCGGGCGTTATAATATCGACTTTGCGGCCGTAGATGGTGCTATCACCAATTTTGGACGGCTAGAGTGTTCTGATGTATTAATTGAGCGGAATCATTTTGAATATGTTGGTACACACTGTATCTCTTCCTATAAAGTAGAAGGATTAAAAATAAGAGATAATTACCTTGATCATATTTCCGGAATAGGTATGGCTAATCAGCAATGCAGCGATGTAGACGTGAGCGGGAATAACCTGAATCATACCGGCGACAATGGTATGGATTTCCAGCGATGTGAAAGAATTGTTATCAATAACAACTCGTTTAACAATGCTGGTGATAAAAATGCTGGTAATGCAGGTTCTGCAGCAGCCATTTTTGTGGGAGATGACTATGGGTTGGCTGCATCCAGCAGCACAATTATCAGCAATAATTTTGTTACAGGAACCTATACGCCCAGAAGTAAAACAACTTCGGGCAGCTTTCAGAACTGTGGCTTTTATATTATCGACGCTAACCATGTAAAGGTTACCAACAATATCATCCGGTATATAGGCGCGTTGCCGGCCGATAAAGATGCGCCGGTGGTGTTAGAAGATGGTAACGGTATTATGGTGGTGAATACACAAAAGGGCGCGGGTACAGATATTGTGATTGAGGGCAATACGCTGAGTAATATGAAATGCAATGGCATTTATGTAAATGGCCAATCACGTGAGTTAAAAATTAAGAATAATTACATAGATAAGTTTGGTTTACATGGGTTGTTGATGTGCGCCATTGGAACCAACCTGTTTAGCCAGGTAGAAGGCAATACGATTGTAGATGGCACCAATTTTTATAACAGGGCGGTTGCCGCTGATATTTATGTGGAAGCCCAGAATGCCTGGATCACCAACTTTAACATTTCACGTAACCAATTGCGAAATGATAGCAGGGGATCGTACAGTTCGCGTAATGATACTGTATTTACCACGCATGGTATTTACTTCAGTGCCAAAGGGTTTGGCAAGTTTAATAACCTGCTGGTAACTGACAATCAGGTGAATGGACACCTGGTGGATGAGATCGGTTTTTCGGATAATATCTCCGAATACAGTGTTACCAATGAGAATTATTTTCCTTTAGTAAGTTTTAAAAATAATTTTTCAGGCAGCACAGACGACCAGCCCGATATCATTATTCCCGGGTTGAATCAACGTAATAAGCCTAAAGTAATAACAGAAAGTTATGGCCAGCAGCCGCCGGTGTACGGAAATTACTCTGCAGGATCGGTAATTCGCAACATTTCACCCCAAAATGATGTTTACGGTTGGGTAGCGGCCAATTCGGGATTTGCAGCTGGCAGCCGATGGAAGGGGGGAATAGGTTATGCGGCAGGGCAAACCGTATATATTAACGAAGACGTATACAGGTGCACGGTGGCGGGTGTTTCGGGTAAAGACGGTCCGGTAAAAAAAGAAGAAGGCCTGATTGCAGACGGAGGTATCAAATGGGAGTATATGGGCAACCGGGTGTACTTTAAAAAGGTGTTATTGAGGGATTTAAGATAA
- a CDS encoding response regulator transcription factor, with protein sequence MDGKNYKILLCEDDQNLGMVLKNYLELNDYDVTLERDGRLGLAAFQREKFDICLLDVMMPNMDGFTLAEEIRDIDPEVPLFFLSAKTMKEDIIQGYKLGADDYITKPFDSEVLLLKIKAILKRNEESVKENENIEFDLGRYHFNPKLRELIFDGKTQTLSPKENELLKMLAEHKNDLLPRERALKKIWGSDTYFNGRSMDVYIAKLRKYLKEDNNIEIVNIHGNGFRLVAP encoded by the coding sequence ATGGACGGTAAGAATTACAAAATATTATTGTGCGAAGATGATCAGAACCTGGGGATGGTATTGAAGAATTATCTGGAATTAAATGATTATGATGTAACGCTTGAAAGAGATGGCAGACTGGGTTTGGCAGCTTTTCAACGTGAAAAATTTGATATTTGTTTGCTGGACGTAATGATGCCTAATATGGATGGTTTTACCTTGGCAGAAGAAATCAGGGATATTGATCCGGAAGTACCTTTGTTCTTTTTAAGTGCTAAAACTATGAAAGAGGACATTATTCAGGGCTATAAGCTGGGTGCTGATGATTATATTACCAAGCCTTTTGATAGTGAAGTATTATTGCTGAAAATAAAAGCTATTTTAAAGCGTAATGAAGAAAGTGTTAAAGAAAATGAGAATATAGAGTTTGATCTGGGACGTTATCATTTTAATCCCAAACTGCGTGAGCTTATTTTCGATGGTAAAACCCAAACATTATCTCCCAAAGAGAATGAGCTACTGAAAATGCTGGCTGAGCATAAGAATGATTTGCTGCCACGCGAAAGAGCATTGAAAAAAATATGGGGTAGTGATACTTACTTCAACGGTCGTAGTATGGATGTGTACATTGCCAAACTGCGCAAATACCTGAAAGAAGATAATAATATTGAAATTGTAAACATTCACGGCAACGGCTTCAGGCTGGTAGCGCCTTAG
- a CDS encoding GPW/gp25 family protein: MQFEYYTLPMELGKVIKKQELPRCSLQQSIAHHLHLILTTSFGELLSDPDFGNGLWEEDFDNVTYRGRQKELIIQSLMRAIQRYEKRLEKVRVQLTVSQEEVSDLSAESRVKRKLDIVIAAILKATNEPITYRDSFFISPLAYN, from the coding sequence ATGCAGTTTGAATATTACACCCTACCTATGGAGCTGGGAAAAGTGATAAAGAAACAGGAGTTGCCAAGATGCTCGCTGCAGCAATCTATAGCACACCATTTACATTTGATATTAACCACTTCGTTTGGAGAATTATTGAGCGATCCGGATTTTGGCAATGGATTGTGGGAAGAAGATTTTGACAATGTCACTTACCGGGGAAGGCAAAAAGAGTTAATTATTCAATCATTAATGCGGGCTATTCAGCGATACGAAAAGCGTTTGGAAAAAGTGCGTGTGCAATTGACTGTGAGCCAGGAAGAAGTGTCAGATTTGTCTGCTGAATCCCGTGTAAAACGAAAGCTGGATATTGTTATTGCCGCTATACTAAAAGCTACCAACGAACCCATTACTTACCGTGATAGTTTTTTTATAAGTCCACTTGCCTATAATTAA